The following is a genomic window from Crossiella equi.
GACTTGGACATCTTCTCGCCGTCCAGGCCGATCATGCCCGCGTGGCTGTAGTGCCGGGCGAAGGGCTGGAACCCGGTGAGGGCCTCGGCGTGCGCGGCGCTGAACTCGTGGTGCGGGAAGATCAGGTCCGAGCCGCCGCCCTGCACGTCCGGGCCCGCGCCGAGGCGGTTGAGCGCGATGACCGAACACTCGATGTGCCAGCCGGGACGGCCTTCGCCGAGGTCGGAGGCCCAGGACGGCTCACCGGGGCGGGCCATGCGCCACAGCAGGGCGTCCAGCGGGTGGCGCTTGCCGGGGCGGTCGGGGTCGCCGCCGCGTTCGGCGAAGTAGGTGAGCATGGTCTGCTCGTCGTAGCCGGACTCGTAGCCGAAGCGCCCGGTGGCGTTGTGGTCGAAGTAGACGTCCGGGTACTCGCTGTCGTCGGCCCGGTAGGCCGCGCCGGAGGCGATCAGCTTGCCGATGGCCTCGGTGATCTCCGGGATGGCCTCGACCGCGCCCACGTAGTCGCGGGGCGGCAGCACGCGCAGGGCCTCCATGTCCTCGCGGAACAGGGCGGTCTCGCGCATCGCGAGCACGACCCAGTCGTCCTGGTCGCGGGCGGCGCGCTCCAGCAGCGGGTCGTCGATGTCGGTGACGTTCTGCACGTAGTGCACGTCGTGCCCGTTGTCCAGCCACTGCCGGTAGACCAGGTCGAAGGCCAGGTAGGTGGCGGCGTGCCCGAGGTGCGTGGCGTCGTAGGGGGTGATGCCGCAGACGTAGAGCCGAGCGGTGTCCCCGGGCGTGGTGGGCCGGACCTCCCGGGCGGCGGTGTCGTAGAGCCGCAGGGGACGGGGGGTGCCGGGGAGCCGGGGTACCGGAACTGACGACCAGGTCTGCATGCCTCAGACGATAATCAACAGCCACGCATACGTCACAGCTCGCGGCACGTTCTCGTGATCCTCCCAACATCAGGGAATTCCCTGGTCAGCGGTGCACCGCGACCTTGGGCAGCGTGCGCCCCAGCACGGGCAGCGCGGCCGAGCCCAGCGCCATCAGGACCGCGAGCACCAGCCACGGCGTGGCGGCCCCGTACGCGGTGAGCGCGAGCAGCGCCGGAGCCACCACATTGGACAGTCCGAACGAGTACTGGAACACCGCCAGGTACCGCCCGCGGTTCTCCGGCGGGGCCGAGGCGTCGGCCAGGGCGTTGGACAGCGGGGCGTGCACGGCCGCGCCGAAGGCGTACAGCGTCGTCACCAGCACCACCCACGCCGCCGCCCACACCGGGGGCAGCAGCACCGCGAAGGCCAGCGCCAGCGCCCAGGAGATCATCAGCCCGCCCGCGCCGAGCAGTGCGGTCGTGCGCGGCAGGTGCCCGATCCGCTGCACGACCGGGACCTGGAAGGCCAGGCGCAGCATCGTGACCAGCCCGACCACCACGCCGATCAGCCAGGCCGGGGCGGCCAGCGCGTGCGTGATGTGCACCGGGACGCCGACCACCGCCATGTCCACGGCCACCGCGAAGCAGAAGTTGACCGCGATCAGGCCGACGAAGGGCCAGTCCGTCAGCAGGCGCCGGTAGCCGCCGTGCTCCGGGGTGCTCGGCTGGTGGTGGGGCGGGCGCACGAAGCGCAGCAGGATCACCGCACAGGCCAGGAAGCTGACCACGTTGAGCCCGGCGACCAGGCGGTAGGCCCAGACGCCGTCCGTGCCCACGAGCAGGCCCGCCACCGCCGCACCGGCGCCGAAGCACACCGACTGGGTGAGTCCGGCCAAGGCGAAGGGCTTGTCCTTGGCACCCTCGGCGGCGACGTCGGCGATGAGCACGAACACCGAGCAGTAGAAGCCACGCTGGCCGATGGCGAGCAGGCTCGCGGCCAGAGCGGCCTCCGGGACCGTGGTGGCCACCAGGTACAGCGCGGCACCGGCCGCCTGCACGAACTGGGCCAGCACCAGCACGCGGTGCGGGCCCCAGCGGTCCACGAGCTGGCCCGCGAACGGCGGTACCAGCAGGCCCAGCGCGATCGCGGCCGCGCTCACCACACCCGCGGTGGGCACGTCCAGGCCGATCACCGCGGTCAGGTAGAGCACCGAGACGGGCAGGAAGATGCCGTTGCCGACCGAGTCGATGCCCAGGGCCAGCAGCAGGGCCCGGCTGCCGGTCACCGGGCGGCCAGGGCGGTGAAGGCCTCGTCGAGCAGGGCGCCGAGGTCGGGCTGGCCGTCCTCGTCCGCCCAGCGTTCGATGGCGACCTCCAGGCAGGCCAAGGCCGCGCTCGCGCGCACCGCGGCCACCGTGGGGGTGGTGCCGCGGGCGATGAGGGCGTCGGCGATCTCGGGGCGCCAGCCGTGCTGCTTCTCCAGGCGCTGGGCGCACAGCGCGGGGGTGGCCGCGACCAGGCGGGTCGTCTGCACCGCCGTCGGCACGTCGGCCTGGTAACGCTCGACCAGCACGCCCAGCGCCCGGCGCAGCACGGTCCAGTCGTCGGTACCGGCTGGCTGCTCGCGCACGGCCCGGGCCAGCAGCTCGCCGCAGGAGTCCAGCGCGGTCAGTACCGTCTCCTCCTTGCTGGCGAAGTAGCGCAGGAAGGTGCTGCGGGACACGCCCGAGGCCGCGGCCAGGTCGTTGACGGTGACCGCGTCGAAGCCGTGCTGGGCGAACAGCTCCAGCGCGACCGCGGCCAGCTCCGACCGGACCGCCTTGCGGGCGATGTCCCGGCTGCCGGGACGGCTTGCGCTGCTCACGAACCAGTATCCTAGTATGCGAATCAGTCTCATATTTGAAACAGAGTCTCAAGCTGGTCCAGCGGCACCTGCCCAGGGCCGGCGTGGCCAAGGCGTTCCAACAACATCGGCTGGCTCCGCCTGGGCTCCCTGCCCCCACCCTGCTGCTGGACCGCCTCGGCTACGGCGTGCCCGCGGGCGGCACCGACGAGGTCTCCCCCGCCGGTGCCGCACTGCGGGCCGGGGTCACCGCGGTCCCCGGCCCCGCACCTCCGGCTCGGTGCCGCCGACACCCCCACGGTGCCGGGACTCGCCGGTGGTGCCGCCGGTCAGGACGAGCCCTGCCCTGACCGCGCGCTTCCGCCTTCCAGATCCGCGGCGCGAGGCGGTTGCACGACCACTGCCGCGCCCGCGCCGTCCAGGCAGTGTCCACTCCGGACGTTGGGGAACCGGTGGGCCCGCCCGGCGGTCAGGCCGTCCGGGCCGCCGGTGCCCACGGCCGAGCCGGTGGCGATCTCCAGCACCCGGTTGCCGTCCCCGTTCGTAGTTCGCGGCGTGGGTGAGACGGCTGCCGCCGGCGGTCTTGACCAGCGGGCCGAGGTCGGCGACCGGGCCCCAGTCCCAGCCGTCGGCCGAGCGGCGGTACCGGATGGCGCAGTGGGGTACAGGCCGGTGTCCTCGCGCAGCAGCCGGCCGGTGGCGGCGGTCGCGCGGAAGGTGGGCCGGAGCAGCGGAAGGGGAAGCAGGACGAGCAGGAGTCGACGCACGAAGCCACCCGTCACGGGTCACACGGTGGGCGCGCAGGGAACGCGGATACCGTTGGACCCGATCACGATCGGCCTCAGCCGATCGTGGCGTCAAGGCTATTGGCAGTGACCCGACCGCGGCGGAAACCCGCCTACGCCACGCCTGCCCGCGAGCGCCGCACCAGCAGCGCCACCCCGCAGGCGATCGCCCACAGCAGCACCGGGAACGCCGCGATCCGTTCCCACAGCCCGAACAGGCCGGGCCCGCCGACCCCGGCCACCATCAGCACGAACCCGAGCACGGCCACGACCGCCCCGGCCACACCGATCCGGCCGAAGCCGGTC
Proteins encoded in this region:
- a CDS encoding TetR family transcriptional regulator, with protein sequence MSSASRPGSRDIARKAVRSELAAVALELFAQHGFDAVTVNDLAAASGVSRSTFLRYFASKEETVLTALDSCGELLARAVREQPAGTDDWTVLRRALGVLVERYQADVPTAVQTTRLVAATPALCAQRLEKQHGWRPEIADALIARGTTPTVAAVRASAALACLEVAIERWADEDGQPDLGALLDEAFTALAAR
- the mshC gene encoding cysteine--1-D-myo-inosityl 2-amino-2-deoxy-alpha-D-glucopyranoside ligase; translated protein: MQTWSSVPVPRLPGTPRPLRLYDTAAREVRPTTPGDTARLYVCGITPYDATHLGHAATYLAFDLVYRQWLDNGHDVHYVQNVTDIDDPLLERAARDQDDWVVLAMRETALFREDMEALRVLPPRDYVGAVEAIPEITEAIGKLIASGAAYRADDSEYPDVYFDHNATGRFGYESGYDEQTMLTYFAERGGDPDRPGKRHPLDALLWRMARPGEPSWASDLGEGRPGWHIECSVIALNRLGAGPDVQGGGSDLIFPHHEFSAAHAEALTGFQPFARHYSHAGMIGLDGEKMSKSRGNLVFVSRLRADKVDSMAVRLGLLADHYRTDRPWSEELLRAAENRLATWREAVALEAGPAARDLVDRLRTHLADDLDTPAAIAAVDAWAAEALERRAGGDPAAPELVRNAVDALLGVAL
- a CDS encoding MFS transporter, with amino-acid sequence MTGSRALLLALGIDSVGNGIFLPVSVLYLTAVIGLDVPTAGVVSAAAIALGLLVPPFAGQLVDRWGPHRVLVLAQFVQAAGAALYLVATTVPEAALAASLLAIGQRGFYCSVFVLIADVAAEGAKDKPFALAGLTQSVCFGAGAAVAGLLVGTDGVWAYRLVAGLNVVSFLACAVILLRFVRPPHHQPSTPEHGGYRRLLTDWPFVGLIAVNFCFAVAVDMAVVGVPVHITHALAAPAWLIGVVVGLVTMLRLAFQVPVVQRIGHLPRTTALLGAGGLMISWALALAFAVLLPPVWAAAWVVLVTTLYAFGAAVHAPLSNALADASAPPENRGRYLAVFQYSFGLSNVVAPALLALTAYGAATPWLVLAVLMALGSAALPVLGRTLPKVAVHR